Proteins from a genomic interval of Trifolium pratense cultivar HEN17-A07 linkage group LG6, ARS_RC_1.1, whole genome shotgun sequence:
- the LOC123891535 gene encoding putative glutaredoxin-C14, which yields MFNQERLMHYQVEPSWNYFMRLKTMEEDQMERIMRLVSQSAVVIFSISSCCMCHAMKSLFCGMGVNAMVHEVDEDPKGKEMERALMRLLGNSTSLPVVFIGGKLVGSMDRVLAFHINGSLVPLLKDAGALWL from the coding sequence ATGTTCAATCAAGAGAGGCTGATGCATTACCAAGTGGAACCATCATGGAACTACTTCATGAGGTTAAAAACAATGGAAGAAGATCAAATGGAGAGAATAATGAGGCTTGTTTCACAGAGTGCTGTTGTGATATTTAGCATAAGTAGCTGTTGTATGTGTCATGCAATGAAGAGTTTGTTCTGTGGAATGGGAGTGAATGCAATGGTTCATGAAGTTGATGAAGATCCTAAAGGGAAAGAAATGGAAAGAGCATTGATGAGGTTACTTGGAAATTCAACATCACTTCCTGTTGTTTTCATTGGTGGTAAATTAGTTGGTTCTATGGATAGAGTTTTGGCTTTTCATATTAATGGCTCTCTTGTTCCTCTTCTCAAAGATGCTGGTGCTTTGTGGCTTTAG